One window of Mauremys reevesii isolate NIE-2019 linkage group 4, ASM1616193v1, whole genome shotgun sequence genomic DNA carries:
- the DLL4 gene encoding delta-like protein 4, with protein MAALRIFGLTFLLMILQQSVSGSGVFQLELHEFANSQGSLASGKPCSPHCRTFFRVCLKHFQAVVSPGSCTFGSIVTPVLGVNSFSVKETERFGSPIKLPFNFTWPGTFSLIIEAWHAPANYLPEGSRAPAEEWLISQVAIQRPLAVGENWSQDVQSSSQTQLRFSYRVICSEHYYGDSCSRLCKRRDDPFGHYVCEADGSLACLPGWTGEYCTEPICLSGCTEQNGYCNKPGECICRPGWQGRYCDECIPHIGCRHGTCKTQWQCICDEGWGGLFCDQDLNYCTHHKPCKNGATCLNTGQGSYTCSCKPGFTGVDCEHEISECDSNPCRNGGSCTDMENGYHCLCPPGYYGAHCEHSALTCVDSPCFNGGTCLEKDQGASYTCRCPLGFTGSNCEKKVDRCTSNPCANGGHCFDLGQLRVCRCRAGFSGQKCEININECARNPCSNGGSCHDLINDYTCTCLPGYTGRNCDIKTRDECASGPCQNGATCYGGLYNANFLCNCPYGFMGSHCEFPVYTVPVPYPPKPVHWIAISMGVGLVALLVLFSMIAMVLRQMRRHPEQDLETMNNLSDFQRDNLIPASQLKNTNKNKDLEVDCGLEKSNYKPKNHILDYNLVKDLPSRGTQEDKYYKSEKCLGEKPPLRLYSEKPECRISAICSPRDSMYQSVFVITEERNECVIATEV; from the exons ATGGCAGCTTTGCGCATCTTTGGCTTGACGTTTCTGTTAATGATTTTGCAGCAG AGCGTATCCGGCTCTGGCGTCTTCCAACTGGAGCTGCACGAGTTCGCGAATAGCCAGGGGTCCCTGGCTAGCGGAAAACCGTGTTCGCCCCACTGTAGGACCTTCTTTCGCGTCTGTCTGAAGCATTTTCAGGCAGTGGTCTCTCCGGGTTCCTGTACTTTCGGGAGCATCGTCACCCCAGTCCTGGGAGTAAACTCCTTCAGCGTTAAAGAAACGGAGAGATTTGGAAGCCCCATTAAGTTACCCTTCAACTTCACGTGGCCG GGAACTTTCTCACTGATCATTGAAGCCTGGCATGCTCCTGCAAATTACCTTCCAGAAG GTTCCCGGGCCCCGGCCGAGGAGTGGCTGATCAGTCAGGTGGCGATCCAGCGGCCGCTGGCGGTGGGCGAGAACTGGTCCCAGGACGTGCAGAGCAGCTCGCAGACCCAGCTGCGGTTCTCCTACCGGGTGATCTGCAGCGAGCACTACTACGGGGACAGCTGCTCCCGCCTCTGCAAGCGCCGCGACGACCCCTTCGGCCACTACGTGTGCGAGGCGGACGGCAGCCTGGCCTGCCTGCCGGGCTGGACCGGCGAGTACTGCACCGAGC ccaTCTGTCTGTCTGGTTGTACTGAGCAAAATGGATATTGCAACAAGCCAGGAGAGTGCAT CTGTCGTCCTGGCTGGCAAGGCCGTTATTGTGATGAGTGCATTCCTCATATAGGCTGTCGCCACGGGACTTGTAAAACACAGTGGCAGTGCATATGTGATGAAGGCTGGGGTGGCCTCTTCTGTGACCAAG ATCTCAACTACTGCACCCACCATAAACCATGCAAAAATGGAGCCACTTGTCTGAACACTGGCCAAGGCAGTTACACATGTTCATGCAAACCTGGTTTCACTGGTGTTGACTGTGAACATGAAATCAGCGAGTGTGACAGCAACCCATGTAGGAATGGTGGTAGTTGCACG GATATGGAGAATGGCTACCATTGCCTATGCCCGCCTGGATACTATGGTGCTCACTGTGAGCATAGTGCCTTGACTTGTGTTGACTCACCTTGTTTTAATGGTGGCACATGCTTGGAAAAGGACCAAGGGGCCAGCTACACTTGCCGTTGCCCTCTCGGCTTTACAGGATCTAACTGTGAAAAGAAAGTGGATAGATGTACAAGCAACCCTTGTGCAAATG GTGGTCATTGCTTTGATTTGGGTCAACTCCGTGTGTGTCGCTGCCGTGCTGGTTTCTCTGGTCAGAAGTGTGAGATAAATATCAACGAGTGTGCCAGGAATCCATGTTCCAATGGGGGCTCTTGTCATGACCTGATCAATGACTATACCTGCACCTGTTTGCCAGGCTACACTGGCAGGAACTGTGACATTAAAACCAGAGATGAATGTGCCTCTGGGCCATGCCAGAATGGGGCCACATGCTATGGTGGACTTTATAATGCTAACTTTCTTTGTAACTGTCCTTACGGCTTCATGGGCAGCCATTGTGAGTTCCCGGTTTATACGGTGCCCGTTCCATATCCTCCTAAACCTGTTCACTGGATAGCTATATCCATGGGTGTGGGACTGGTGGCTTTGCTTGTATTATTCTCCATGATAGCTATGGTCCTCAGACAGATGCGGAGACACCCAGAGCAGGACTTGGAGACAATGAACAATCTATCTGATTTCCAGAGGGACAACCTTATTCCAGCTTCCCAGCTCAAAAACACCAATAAAAATAAAGACCTAGAGGTGGACTGTGGGCTGGAAAAATCAAACTACAAACCTAAGAACCATATATTGGACTATAACCTGGTAAAGGATCTGCCAAGCAGAGGGACACAGGAAGATAAATATTATAAAAGTGAAAAGTGTTTAGGAGAGAAGCCTCCCCTCCGATTATACAG TGAAAAGCCAGAATGTAGGATATCAGCAATATGCTCTCCAAGGGATTCTATGTACCAGTCTGTCTTTGTGATAACAGAGGAGCGGAACGAGTGTGTCATAGCCACAGAG GTATAA